A portion of the Corynebacterium occultum genome contains these proteins:
- a CDS encoding polysaccharide biosynthesis tyrosine autokinase: MKLEFHEYLRIAQKYWVLIMAMAIIGLGMGAGVTYLLPPKYESHTQLYVSVGTNEGSTGDLVQGATFAQQIVNSYVDIIENGGVLDPVVEELGLDMSGSELARHIEADSPPETVLINISATNPNPDRAVAIADAVRASFIKFVQTELETDGVSGGSLVNLTTTHTAEVAEKPISPNLRNNLIMGLLLGFLLGFGIALLRSVLDNRLHSTEDIEQISDTPVIGEIFNDPNAAKSPVLFGGEWQNPRAEAFRVLRTNLQFLNVDSASRIFVLTSANPDEGKTTTAINLAIALAQNNARVALLECDLRRPKICEYLGMESGVGLTDVLIGSAELPDVIQKWGRQGLHVLPAGQIPPNPSELLGSDEMEKTLAQLREEFDYVIIDAPPVLAVTDAAVVAKHATGVLLVAAAGSTSRPSLREALRLLDTAGSNVLGLVLTMLPLKGTRTYSYTSSQPIPPPTLEFAEDSKTSALSRKSRRGAHHVV, translated from the coding sequence ATGAAGTTGGAATTTCACGAGTATCTGAGAATCGCTCAGAAATACTGGGTGCTCATAATGGCCATGGCCATTATTGGGCTCGGAATGGGTGCGGGAGTCACTTATCTACTGCCGCCTAAATATGAATCCCATACCCAGTTATATGTTTCTGTGGGGACGAATGAGGGAAGCACGGGGGACCTTGTACAAGGGGCCACATTCGCCCAGCAGATTGTGAATAGCTATGTCGATATCATTGAAAACGGCGGGGTATTAGACCCGGTTGTGGAGGAACTGGGACTCGATATGTCGGGTAGTGAACTGGCCCGGCACATCGAGGCCGATTCACCCCCGGAGACAGTGCTGATCAATATCTCCGCCACCAACCCCAACCCGGACCGGGCGGTGGCAATCGCCGATGCGGTCCGTGCCAGCTTCATCAAATTCGTCCAGACCGAATTGGAAACTGATGGGGTGTCCGGGGGCAGCCTGGTGAATCTGACCACCACCCATACCGCGGAGGTAGCGGAGAAGCCCATCAGCCCTAACCTGCGGAATAACCTGATCATGGGGTTGCTGCTGGGCTTCCTACTGGGCTTTGGCATCGCACTGCTGCGTAGCGTCCTCGATAACCGCCTTCATTCCACCGAGGACATAGAGCAGATCAGCGATACCCCGGTCATCGGTGAGATCTTCAATGACCCCAATGCCGCCAAGTCCCCGGTTCTCTTCGGGGGAGAATGGCAAAACCCCCGGGCGGAGGCCTTCCGGGTTCTCCGAACCAATCTGCAATTCCTCAACGTTGACTCCGCCAGCCGCATTTTCGTCCTGACCTCGGCCAACCCGGATGAGGGCAAGACCACCACGGCGATCAACCTGGCGATCGCGCTGGCCCAGAACAACGCGCGGGTGGCACTGCTGGAATGCGATCTTCGACGACCCAAGATCTGTGAGTACCTGGGCATGGAGTCCGGTGTCGGGCTGACAGATGTACTCATCGGTAGTGCTGAGCTTCCGGATGTCATCCAGAAGTGGGGGAGGCAGGGGCTCCATGTCCTGCCGGCCGGCCAAATTCCACCGAATCCGAGTGAGCTGCTTGGTTCCGATGAGATGGAGAAGACCCTGGCACAGCTCAGGGAAGAGTTTGACTATGTCATCATCGACGCACCCCCGGTTCTGGCGGTGACCGATGCCGCGGTCGTCGCCAAGCATGCCACCGGGGTGTTGTTGGTTGCCGCCGCCGGATCCACCTCCCGACCCTCCCTGCGTGAAGCGCTTCGACTGCTCGACACCGCTGGTTCCAATGTGCTCGGGCTGGTCCTGACCATGCTGCCCCTCAAGGGGACGCGCACCTACAGTTACACCTCCAGCCAGCCCATCCCTCCCCCGACGCTTGAATTTGCGGAGGACTCTAAAACATCTGCTCTGAGCAGGAAGAGTCGAAGGGGAGCCCACCATGTCGTCTAA
- a CDS encoding arsenate reductase/protein-tyrosine-phosphatase family protein: protein MSSNFHILMVCTGNICRSPLAQQLLSQRVANFPEITVSSAGTHALEDHPTPAYGRDIARKMGVEQPELHRGRSLTSEMLAEADLILTMSREQRRIVAQLNPQVVKRVFTLREFARLAEKALEGGLAIEIAGCDEQPLERLRAAIQAVTYARGESLPPDNIAHDEVTDPYRRSYEAYHRSAQQILSAVDATAILLGCALVGLITIPSQSVDTAGKNTPQWQPVALMLILSAMAQGLLYATSK from the coding sequence ATGTCGTCTAACTTCCACATCCTCATGGTCTGCACGGGCAATATCTGCCGCTCTCCGCTGGCACAGCAGCTCTTGAGCCAGCGGGTGGCGAACTTCCCGGAAATCACCGTCTCCTCCGCGGGCACCCACGCCCTGGAAGACCACCCGACCCCTGCCTACGGCCGGGACATCGCCCGAAAAATGGGTGTGGAACAACCCGAATTACACCGTGGGCGTTCCCTGACCAGCGAGATGCTGGCGGAAGCCGACCTCATCCTGACGATGTCCCGGGAACAACGCAGAATCGTCGCTCAGCTGAACCCACAGGTGGTGAAGCGGGTATTCACCTTGAGGGAATTTGCGCGCCTGGCTGAGAAAGCCCTGGAAGGTGGGTTGGCCATTGAGATCGCGGGGTGTGATGAGCAACCGCTGGAGAGGCTGCGGGCCGCCATCCAGGCGGTGACCTATGCCCGCGGTGAAAGTCTTCCCCCCGACAATATCGCCCACGATGAGGTCACTGATCCTTATCGGCGCAGCTACGAGGCCTACCACCGTTCCGCGCAGCAGATTCTCAGTGCAGTGGACGCCACGGCGATCCTCCTCGGTTGCGCTTTGGTGGGGTTGATCACCATACCCAGCCAGTCGGTGGACACCGCCGGAAAAAACACACCCCAGTGGCAACCCGTTGCCCTCATGCTCATCCTTTCCGCAATGGCACAGGGACTGCTCTACGCCACCAGTAAATGA
- a CDS encoding polysaccharide biosynthesis protein, which translates to MSLRTETRPAKRSPLLSFSSRLYHMDAMIWLLSIFLGTAVRYEFQPSQIHLGFCLALALLAILLQLLIGSSLQLYRRGLRSWTGTFEEAFTLGLVVTITGVPLLIFTLIFGTDWGVSRGKILIITPLALILMLVVRYIARTREERALRPRPGSTPVLILGGGYVGSNLIRWMMSDPNSEYRPVGVLDDDPELSKLRVLNVPVLGTMDDIQSAVEATWAKTLILAVNQAQPELLHRIQDQASQLGLSVKVMPDIGEVVNRGLRENDLRDLSIEDLLGRKPVQTNVSEIAEYLAGKRVLVTGAGGSIGAQLCVEINKYEPSELIMLDRDETGLQTALINVAGNGLLDTDAVVLADIRDGVELERIFRRRRPEVVFHAAALKHLPMLQQYPEEAWKTNVIGTHNVLMAAEAADVDTFINISTDKAANPTSALGHSKRLAEKLTAWFGASTGKTYLSVRFGNVIGSRGSMLPTFMRLIEEGRPLTVTHPKVTRYFMTIPEACQLVLQAGGIGGAGEVLILDMGEPVSILGIAERMIELSGKDVEIIYTGLREGEKLHEELVGEGETEDRPYHPKISHTSAEILSPMDLNESEFLDSLVQEPQIESRVTQ; encoded by the coding sequence ATGTCTTTGAGAACGGAAACCAGACCCGCCAAAAGAAGCCCGCTGCTTAGTTTCAGCAGCCGCCTGTACCACATGGATGCGATGATCTGGCTGCTCAGTATCTTCCTGGGCACGGCCGTCCGCTACGAATTTCAACCCAGCCAGATTCACCTGGGCTTCTGCCTGGCATTAGCTCTGCTGGCCATACTGCTCCAGCTGCTGATCGGCTCATCCCTGCAGCTCTACCGACGTGGGCTCCGCTCCTGGACGGGCACCTTCGAGGAGGCCTTCACCCTCGGACTGGTGGTCACCATAACAGGGGTGCCTCTCCTCATCTTCACCCTGATCTTCGGCACCGACTGGGGAGTCTCCCGCGGCAAGATACTGATCATTACGCCACTGGCACTGATCCTGATGCTGGTAGTCCGTTATATCGCCCGAACCCGGGAGGAGCGCGCTCTTCGGCCCCGCCCTGGTTCCACCCCGGTTCTCATCCTGGGTGGCGGTTATGTGGGCAGCAACCTGATCCGCTGGATGATGTCGGATCCCAATTCTGAATACCGCCCGGTGGGGGTGCTTGATGATGACCCCGAACTATCGAAGCTGCGGGTTCTGAACGTCCCTGTTCTGGGGACTATGGATGATATTCAGTCGGCGGTGGAAGCAACCTGGGCCAAGACCCTGATCCTCGCGGTCAATCAGGCACAGCCAGAGTTGCTGCACCGTATTCAGGATCAGGCCAGCCAGCTCGGCCTGAGTGTGAAGGTCATGCCTGATATCGGGGAAGTGGTCAATCGGGGCCTGCGGGAAAATGATCTGCGCGATCTGTCCATTGAAGATCTCCTCGGCCGGAAACCGGTCCAAACCAATGTTTCTGAGATCGCCGAATACCTGGCGGGGAAAAGAGTCCTGGTCACCGGGGCAGGTGGTTCCATTGGCGCCCAGCTCTGTGTGGAAATCAATAAGTATGAACCCAGTGAACTGATCATGCTGGACCGGGATGAAACCGGACTGCAGACCGCCCTGATCAATGTGGCCGGCAATGGTCTCCTGGACACTGATGCCGTCGTACTCGCCGACATCCGGGACGGGGTGGAATTGGAGCGGATTTTCCGTCGACGCCGACCGGAGGTGGTGTTCCATGCCGCAGCCCTCAAGCACCTGCCGATGCTGCAGCAGTATCCGGAGGAAGCCTGGAAGACCAATGTCATCGGCACCCACAATGTCCTGATGGCGGCCGAGGCCGCGGATGTGGACACCTTCATCAATATCTCCACCGATAAGGCGGCGAACCCCACCAGCGCCTTGGGTCACTCCAAGCGTCTGGCGGAGAAACTCACCGCCTGGTTCGGTGCCAGCACCGGGAAAACCTATCTCTCCGTCCGCTTCGGCAATGTGATCGGCAGCCGTGGTTCCATGCTCCCCACCTTCATGCGACTGATTGAAGAGGGCAGACCGCTGACGGTGACCCACCCCAAGGTCACCCGCTACTTCATGACCATCCCGGAGGCCTGCCAGCTGGTGCTGCAGGCGGGTGGAATCGGCGGGGCCGGCGAGGTGCTCATCCTGGACATGGGTGAACCGGTCAGCATCCTCGGCATCGCGGAAAGGATGATCGAACTTTCCGGAAAGGATGTCGAGATCATCTACACCGGGCTGCGAGAAGGCGAGAAGCTCCATGAGGAGCTGGTGGGCGAAGGTGAAACCGAGGACCGCCCCTACCATCCGAAGATCTCCCACACCTCTGCCGAGATCCTCTCTCCGATGGACCTGAATGAAAGTGAATTCCTGGACTCTCTGGTTCAGGAACCGCAGATCGAAAGTCGGGTGACACAGTGA
- a CDS encoding ATP-grasp domain-containing protein, protein MNILLSSVGRRPYLVRWFQEALLANGLEGRVIAADLDPLSPASAFTADFLVAPRVDDPAYPGWLNRVLQEWEVDLAVSINDFELSEWARLPNAEQWRSLVRFNSDTQNLIEDKYAMAAVLDQHGILNPLTWLGNQPPALGWENGEYVTKGRFGSASRGLRFTSATDLYEAITSATGEVTTRQGKPALGQRKEEPRSLVIVQEMIHGVEYGLDVVCDLQGEFSGVLARRKIAMRAGETDRAESVDGIQFEALARQLAEAVPHPGTMDVDVIVDAAGQCHVIDINPRFGGGYPFSHLAGARIPDAYVAWAAGLEPPARCLESNHGVVGGKMVEAVRIS, encoded by the coding sequence GTGAATATCCTCCTCTCTTCCGTGGGGCGCCGCCCCTACCTGGTCCGTTGGTTCCAGGAGGCCCTCCTGGCCAATGGTCTCGAAGGCCGGGTCATTGCCGCTGACCTGGACCCACTCTCTCCCGCAAGCGCATTCACCGCGGACTTCCTGGTGGCCCCGCGTGTTGATGATCCGGCATACCCGGGCTGGTTGAACCGGGTTCTGCAGGAATGGGAGGTGGATCTGGCGGTTTCCATCAATGACTTTGAACTCTCCGAATGGGCACGTCTGCCCAACGCTGAACAATGGCGGTCCCTGGTCCGCTTCAACTCCGACACCCAGAACCTCATCGAGGACAAATACGCCATGGCTGCGGTCCTCGACCAGCATGGGATCCTCAACCCCCTCACCTGGCTGGGGAATCAACCCCCGGCGCTGGGGTGGGAAAACGGGGAATACGTCACCAAGGGCCGCTTCGGCAGTGCCTCCCGGGGCCTGAGGTTCACCTCGGCAACCGATTTATATGAGGCCATCACCTCCGCCACTGGAGAAGTGACCACACGGCAGGGAAAACCGGCCCTGGGCCAGCGGAAGGAAGAACCCCGCAGCCTGGTGATAGTGCAGGAAATGATCCACGGGGTGGAATACGGCCTAGATGTGGTCTGTGACCTGCAAGGTGAATTCTCCGGAGTACTGGCACGACGCAAGATCGCGATGCGGGCAGGGGAGACCGACCGGGCGGAATCCGTGGACGGTATCCAATTCGAGGCGCTGGCACGACAACTCGCGGAAGCAGTGCCCCATCCCGGAACCATGGACGTGGACGTCATTGTGGATGCCGCTGGGCAGTGCCACGTCATCGACATCAATCCCCGCTTCGGCGGAGGCTACCCCTTCTCCCACCTCGCCGGGGCCCGCATCCCGGATGCCTATGTCGCCTGGGCCGCCGGATTAGAACCCCCGGCAAGGTGCCTCGAGAGTAACCACGGCGTAGTCGGCGGAAAGATGGTTGAGGCGGTGAGGATTTCATGA
- a CDS encoding sugar transferase produces the protein MSTALKQNTARQLPTRRRHLALKRIFDTTLVLASAPITLPAATLTAVMVRWNMGSPVLFRQQRVGLDEQTFELLKFRSMLPEKDTEGNSLSEGERITTFGRLLRSSSMDELPQLLNVLRGEMSLVGPRPLLLNYLPYYRSAERARHSVRPGITGAAQVNGRNNLDWEGRLLLDAHYAQTAGLGQDLKILWQTFTSVLRSEGTVADSWEHFEDFDDYRSYPVTDTHALRRFEPRDVDTLAGWLQHTKVPAAMRLSDTTTVGIGDWLRDNRQDPDCRTLAVYDHQARVLRGITGYHTPTPGSLPQIFLLPEAGQEDPNLADTILGLLLKYLRKQENSTGATAEVDGTRRGSTGRREAAELYRRHGFQPAGEDPADVERWEIRW, from the coding sequence ATGAGTACGGCCCTGAAACAGAACACCGCGAGGCAGCTGCCCACCCGACGCCGTCACCTGGCGCTGAAGCGAATATTCGATACGACCCTCGTGCTGGCCAGCGCCCCGATCACCCTTCCGGCCGCCACCCTGACCGCGGTCATGGTCCGCTGGAACATGGGCTCCCCGGTGCTCTTCCGCCAGCAGCGGGTAGGCCTGGACGAGCAGACCTTCGAGCTGCTGAAATTCCGCTCCATGCTGCCGGAGAAAGACACCGAGGGAAACTCCCTCAGCGAGGGCGAAAGGATCACCACCTTCGGCAGACTGCTGCGCAGCTCAAGCATGGATGAGCTGCCCCAGCTCCTCAATGTGCTGCGCGGAGAGATGTCACTGGTCGGGCCGCGACCCCTGCTGCTCAACTATCTCCCGTACTACCGGTCCGCAGAACGTGCCCGCCACTCCGTCCGGCCGGGTATCACCGGTGCGGCCCAGGTAAACGGCAGAAATAACCTCGACTGGGAGGGGCGGCTCCTCCTCGACGCCCACTACGCCCAAACAGCTGGGCTGGGGCAGGACCTTAAAATCCTCTGGCAGACCTTCACCAGCGTGCTCCGCAGTGAGGGCACCGTGGCGGACTCCTGGGAGCACTTCGAGGACTTCGATGACTACCGCAGCTACCCAGTCACCGATACCCACGCCCTGCGGCGTTTTGAACCCCGCGATGTGGACACCCTGGCCGGTTGGCTGCAGCACACCAAGGTCCCGGCAGCAATGAGGCTGTCCGACACCACCACGGTAGGTATCGGGGACTGGCTCCGGGACAACCGACAAGATCCTGATTGCCGCACGCTGGCGGTTTATGACCACCAGGCCCGGGTACTGCGCGGGATCACCGGATACCACACCCCGACACCAGGAAGCCTGCCCCAGATCTTCCTGCTCCCCGAAGCAGGGCAGGAGGACCCGAACTTGGCTGACACCATCCTGGGTCTACTCCTGAAATACCTCAGAAAACAGGAGAACAGCACCGGAGCCACCGCAGAAGTGGACGGCACCCGGCGCGGCAGCACCGGGCGTCGAGAAGCAGCGGAGCTTTATCGCAGACATGGATTCCAGCCGGCCGGGGAAGACCCGGCCGACGTGGAGAGGTGGGAAATCAGGTGGTGA
- a CDS encoding 1-aminocyclopropane-1-carboxylate deaminase/D-cysteine desulfhydrase, with protein MVKQETCLNCAPILQRWDSLDDLLGAKFWVIRDDLLPFPLPGNKVRKIAAELASLNFPVEVLISSGEVDSNHCRTLAMFAAQQGIKAHLVLHGNTVDEDSVGLRMLRQLGANFEVAEPGSIAEQIKQLRAGYEAQGLRVHVVSSGGHTVAGAHAFRAAGTEILKRRAFTQLFVASGTGATQGGLIAAAQAEGDSTEIIGVSVAEPRERGVPPVREAARWAGAQNRHVVFLDGYRAGGYGKSDAAVEEAVRIGWEHGLPLDHTYTGKAFTALLDWSRRGLLDSSVAFWHTGGLWNYLAEDQGLEVRCSAQ; from the coding sequence GTGGTGAAACAGGAAACCTGCCTCAACTGCGCCCCCATCCTGCAACGCTGGGACAGCCTCGATGACCTCCTGGGGGCCAAGTTCTGGGTTATCAGGGATGATCTGCTGCCTTTCCCACTCCCGGGAAATAAGGTCCGGAAGATCGCTGCGGAACTGGCTTCCCTGAACTTCCCGGTTGAGGTGCTCATCAGCAGTGGGGAGGTCGACTCCAACCACTGCCGCACCTTGGCAATGTTTGCCGCCCAGCAGGGAATCAAGGCTCACCTGGTGTTGCACGGCAACACAGTAGATGAGGACAGCGTCGGCCTGCGCATGCTCCGACAGCTGGGCGCGAATTTCGAGGTGGCTGAACCGGGGAGCATCGCGGAGCAGATTAAGCAGCTCCGGGCTGGTTATGAAGCTCAGGGGTTGCGGGTTCATGTGGTCTCCAGTGGAGGCCACACCGTGGCTGGGGCGCATGCTTTCCGGGCCGCCGGGACCGAAATCCTCAAGAGAAGAGCCTTCACCCAGCTGTTCGTGGCCTCCGGTACCGGAGCTACCCAAGGTGGGCTGATCGCAGCGGCCCAGGCCGAAGGGGATAGCACCGAAATCATCGGGGTATCGGTGGCCGAGCCCCGGGAACGGGGTGTTCCCCCGGTTCGGGAAGCCGCCCGCTGGGCAGGTGCCCAGAACCGTCACGTGGTGTTCCTGGACGGCTACCGCGCCGGGGGTTACGGGAAAAGTGATGCAGCGGTGGAAGAGGCGGTGCGGATCGGTTGGGAACATGGCCTGCCACTGGACCACACCTACACGGGTAAAGCCTTCACCGCCCTCCTGGACTGGTCGCGTCGCGGGCTGTTGGATTCCTCGGTCGCCTTTTGGCACACCGGTGGATTGTGGAACTACCTTGCCGAGGATCAGGGGCTGGAGGTGCGTTGCAGTGCCCAGTGA
- a CDS encoding lipopolysaccharide biosynthesis protein, which produces MPSDMEESGGSVGSSRMAAITLVAGQVLAAAAAFLVNLLAARVLDPAPRGDLAFALQLSYFFSVLAVMGLERPYMATRAGSFNSEYRSFARMVLPGTIAVIPLIFLVTAVSPFSFSWLWLGAAVLTAYVVLNSLTLAVRVAYVSSRNWKQFALNAIAAQLIIVLGAGVLTFLEVRDPILWMGIYALSGLPALFLLWMAWRTGPVINSPTLIEQKLLRRRGWILLPSTFSNMAMLRADRLLLPVLSSSAQLGLYVTVATVMEMATWPVQQWVDASLRQWAQSPGMPTKFIRHLMFRSFLLLTLLSALLGVAAWVMVETFLPDSYQAAKAVILPLAVASVIYGMTRVQEGILIAFGAEARVAVIEIVGALVAIAAYVLLIPAFGMLGAAYGSILGYLACAITAWVLITGLKRPTPEEQPSQESAPLPRTSLASDPLKERK; this is translated from the coding sequence GTGCCCAGTGACATGGAGGAAAGCGGTGGCTCTGTGGGAAGTTCCCGGATGGCGGCCATCACCCTGGTCGCAGGTCAGGTCCTGGCTGCGGCCGCCGCGTTCCTGGTCAACCTGCTCGCTGCCAGGGTGCTGGATCCGGCACCTCGTGGTGATCTGGCTTTTGCGCTGCAGCTCTCCTACTTTTTCTCGGTATTGGCGGTAATGGGTCTGGAGCGGCCCTATATGGCTACCCGGGCAGGTTCCTTCAATTCGGAGTACCGCAGTTTCGCCCGCATGGTGCTGCCCGGAACGATCGCGGTTATTCCCTTGATTTTCCTGGTCACCGCGGTTTCTCCTTTTAGTTTCAGCTGGTTATGGCTGGGGGCTGCGGTTCTCACCGCTTATGTGGTGCTGAATTCCCTGACCCTGGCGGTTCGGGTTGCCTACGTCAGCAGCCGGAATTGGAAACAGTTCGCCCTGAACGCGATTGCCGCTCAGCTGATCATTGTTCTCGGGGCGGGTGTCCTGACTTTCCTCGAGGTGCGGGATCCCATCCTGTGGATGGGCATCTATGCCCTGTCCGGGCTCCCTGCGCTGTTCCTGCTCTGGATGGCATGGCGGACCGGCCCGGTGATTAATTCCCCCACACTCATTGAGCAGAAACTGCTCCGCCGGCGGGGTTGGATCCTGTTGCCCTCCACCTTCAGCAATATGGCGATGCTCCGGGCTGACCGCCTGCTCCTGCCGGTATTGAGCTCATCGGCGCAGCTGGGACTGTACGTGACCGTTGCGACGGTCATGGAGATGGCGACCTGGCCGGTGCAGCAGTGGGTGGATGCCTCCCTACGGCAGTGGGCCCAAAGCCCCGGAATGCCCACGAAATTCATCCGACACCTGATGTTTCGTTCCTTCCTGTTGTTGACTCTGCTCTCTGCCCTGCTCGGAGTGGCGGCCTGGGTGATGGTCGAGACCTTCCTCCCGGACTCTTACCAGGCGGCGAAGGCAGTGATCCTGCCCTTGGCCGTTGCCTCAGTCATCTACGGGATGACCCGGGTGCAGGAGGGAATCCTCATCGCCTTCGGTGCGGAGGCCAGGGTCGCCGTGATCGAGATTGTCGGCGCACTGGTCGCCATCGCCGCCTATGTCCTTCTCATCCCGGCCTTCGGCATGCTCGGCGCCGCCTATGGCTCCATCCTCGGTTACCTGGCCTGCGCCATCACCGCCTGGGTGTTGATCACCGGGCTCAAGCGCCCCACCCCAGAAGAACAACCGTCTCAAGAATCCGCACCCCTGCCAAGGACTTCCCTGGCCAGTGACCCCCTTAAAGAAAGAAAGTGA
- a CDS encoding glycosyltransferase family 4 protein translates to MRNTDILIIAHFTDPSRGSNNRFRELAHVLSRRGAAVELVTSSFDHQSKTQRDLESEETTPFSITHIQEPTYSANISLGRIRSHVVMARNLAEYLDTRATPDVIYCAMPSDAVASVANEYAERRGVRLILDVQDLWPEAFEMVLKPRPLARWALTPLRIRANQIYRKADGVVTVSDTYSDRVREARGGKVSTTYLGTNLKAFDTFAASPRSEEKSEHPEAPIRLAYVGTLGHSYDLPVVFDAIRNLTREKQNVELHVMGSGPLEEKWRADTKDLSKEVIFHGLLAYPEMVSLLNSCDIALNPIMPGAAQSIVNKVCDYAAAGLPVVSTQECEEYRHLLQEFQAGISCPPNPGAVATALKQLIADPELRQNMGEGSRRLAERHFDREVTYERLADLVLS, encoded by the coding sequence ATGCGTAACACCGACATCCTGATCATCGCCCATTTCACCGACCCCTCCCGGGGCTCCAACAACCGTTTCCGTGAACTGGCACATGTCCTCAGCCGACGTGGTGCCGCTGTTGAACTGGTCACCTCATCTTTCGATCACCAGAGTAAAACCCAGCGGGATCTAGAGTCGGAGGAGACGACACCATTCAGCATCACCCATATCCAGGAACCGACCTACTCCGCGAATATCTCGCTGGGGCGGATCCGCAGTCACGTGGTGATGGCCCGCAACCTCGCCGAATACCTGGACACCCGGGCAACCCCCGATGTCATCTACTGCGCCATGCCCTCTGATGCGGTGGCCTCCGTCGCCAATGAGTATGCCGAACGCCGGGGAGTGCGTCTGATCCTTGATGTTCAGGACCTCTGGCCGGAAGCCTTCGAAATGGTCCTCAAGCCCAGACCGCTGGCCCGGTGGGCACTGACCCCCTTAAGAATCCGCGCCAATCAGATCTACCGGAAAGCCGACGGGGTGGTCACCGTTTCCGACACCTATTCCGATCGGGTGAGAGAAGCCCGGGGCGGGAAGGTCTCCACCACCTACCTGGGAACCAACCTAAAAGCCTTCGACACTTTTGCCGCGTCCCCCCGCAGCGAGGAAAAGTCTGAGCATCCTGAGGCGCCGATCCGACTGGCCTATGTCGGCACCCTGGGACACAGCTACGACCTCCCGGTGGTCTTCGACGCCATCCGGAATCTGACCCGGGAGAAGCAAAACGTAGAACTGCACGTGATGGGAAGCGGACCCCTGGAAGAAAAATGGCGGGCAGACACCAAGGACCTGTCGAAAGAAGTGATCTTCCACGGTTTATTGGCATACCCGGAGATGGTGTCCCTGCTGAACTCCTGCGATATCGCCCTGAACCCGATCATGCCAGGCGCCGCGCAGAGCATCGTGAACAAGGTCTGTGACTACGCCGCCGCCGGTCTGCCAGTGGTCAGCACCCAGGAATGTGAAGAGTACCGCCACCTGCTGCAGGAATTCCAGGCAGGCATCAGTTGCCCCCCGAATCCCGGAGCCGTGGCCACCGCACTCAAGCAACTGATCGCCGACCCTGAACTCCGCCAGAACATGGGTGAGGGTTCCCGCCGTCTGGCAGAGCGCCACTTCGATCGGGAGGTGACTTATGAACGTCTCGCGGATCTCGTCCTCAGTTAA
- a CDS encoding DegT/DnrJ/EryC1/StrS family aminotransferase has protein sequence MNSRILLSQATVTETEENAVLRALRSGWVAPVGPELEAFEKEMAERTGVSHALALSSGTAALHLALLRMGVGPGDRIPVPTLTFVATTNAIAYTGATPVFVDCLPDGNIDPVLLLHSIDTLQAAGHRVPVAITVDLMGRCANYQEIEAPLQERGVELLADAAESLGATLNGRAAGSFGKAAAISFNGNKIMTTSGGGMLLSNDAELIDTARYLSTQARQPAPWYQHTEIGYNYRLSNILAALGRAQLGRLDQLIQRRTEIRDRYAEAGGELGYRLLGDVPETAEHRENAWLSTIVLDEASPVTPSEVIKALEQENIEARHIWKPMHLQPLHAGSLGFLNGVSEDLFARSVTLPSGAGLSESDIERVIDSLRRLLTGGRRRQVAAVRVG, from the coding sequence ATGAACTCCCGAATTCTGCTCTCCCAGGCCACCGTCACTGAAACAGAGGAAAACGCCGTCCTCCGTGCTCTCCGCTCAGGTTGGGTCGCCCCCGTCGGACCCGAACTTGAGGCCTTTGAAAAGGAGATGGCTGAACGTACCGGTGTCAGCCATGCTTTAGCGCTTTCCTCTGGGACCGCGGCACTCCACCTCGCACTGCTCCGCATGGGAGTGGGCCCCGGTGACCGCATCCCGGTTCCCACCCTGACCTTTGTCGCAACCACCAACGCCATCGCTTATACGGGTGCCACCCCGGTGTTCGTCGACTGCCTGCCTGATGGAAATATCGACCCCGTTCTTCTCCTCCACAGCATCGACACCCTCCAGGCCGCAGGGCATCGGGTTCCCGTGGCCATCACCGTCGACCTGATGGGACGCTGCGCCAACTACCAGGAGATCGAGGCCCCGCTCCAGGAGCGGGGGGTTGAACTGCTTGCCGACGCCGCGGAATCTCTCGGTGCCACTCTCAATGGCAGGGCCGCCGGTTCTTTCGGCAAGGCTGCGGCCATCTCCTTCAACGGAAACAAAATCATGACCACCTCCGGTGGTGGCATGTTGCTCAGCAATGATGCTGAACTGATCGACACCGCCCGCTACCTTTCCACCCAGGCCCGCCAGCCTGCCCCCTGGTATCAGCACACCGAAATCGGTTATAACTACCGGCTCTCCAATATCCTTGCGGCGCTCGGCCGAGCTCAGCTTGGCAGACTTGATCAGCTGATTCAGCGACGCACCGAAATCCGGGACCGCTACGCCGAAGCTGGCGGGGAGCTGGGCTACCGGCTCCTCGGGGATGTTCCGGAGACCGCCGAACACCGCGAGAACGCCTGGTTGAGCACCATCGTTCTCGATGAAGCCAGCCCAGTGACCCCGAGCGAGGTGATCAAGGCCCTGGAACAGGAGAATATCGAGGCACGTCATATCTGGAAACCCATGCACCTGCAGCCCCTGCATGCGGGTTCCCTGGGTTTCCTCAACGGTGTCTCAGAGGATCTTTTCGCCCGTTCCGTCACCCTGCCCAGCGGTGCTGGTCTCAGTGAGAGTGATATCGAGCGGGTGATTGATTCCCTGCGGCGGCTCCTGACCGGGGGTCGACGCCGACAGGTTGCGGCCGTCAGAGTCGGGTAG